The following are encoded in a window of Onthophagus taurus isolate NC chromosome 3, IU_Otau_3.0, whole genome shotgun sequence genomic DNA:
- the LOC111427211 gene encoding uncharacterized protein, with the protein MRDMVCIYAQEKFNGREACRRYLLKYPNRRQPNHKLFKNWYDRLGETGSFRPKRNTGRPKKISVDEEDEVLVRVSNNPKVSSRRLSAATGLSKSSILRILKKERLYPYHFVPVHALLPTDLRVRLEFVNFIKNRQNFDPSFIANILFTDEATFTRSGVFNFKNYHVWETENPHMTRQRHFQHEFKINVWCGIIGNYVLGPRELPNNLNGHNYLQFLQNQVDDMLAELPLNIWTVMWFMQDGAPPHFSRQVRDYLDMNFPRRWIGRGSHYTWPPRSPDCNPMDFCVWGFVKSLVYKDNPETREELWQKIVKAVDIIRNEQILFNIRRSFSKRIGKCIEANGGHFEHLL; encoded by the coding sequence ATGCGTGATATGGTGTGCATATACGCTCAAGAAAAGTTTAATGGAAGGGAAGCGTGCagaagatatttattaaaatacccCAACAGAAGACAACCAAATcacaagttatttaaaaattggtatGACCGCTTAGGTGAGACTGGTTCATTTCGTCCTAAACGAAATACAGGTCGTCCAAAAAAGATTTCCGTtgatgaagaagatgaagtTTTAGTACGAGTTAGTAACAACCCAAAAGTTAGCTCTAGACGTTTGTCAGCTGCAACCGGGTTAAGCAAGTCGTCAATTCtacgaatattaaaaaaagaaagactGTATCCATACCATTTTGTACCTGTACACGCCTTACTGCCTACTGATTTAAGAGTTCGGTTagaatttgttaattttatcaaaaatcggCAAAATTTTGACCCATCGTTTATTgccaacattttatttactgaCGAGGCGACATTCACTCGTAGTggggtttttaattttaaaaattatcatgtTTGGGAAACTGAAAACCCACACATGACACGGCAACGGCATTTTCaacatgaatttaaaataaatgtttggtgTGGAATAATTGGAAATTATGTGTTGGGTCCGCGGGAATTACCAAATAATTTGAACGGCCACaattatttacagtttttgCAAAACCAAGTAGACGATATGTTGGCTGAGTTACCATTAAATATTTGGACTGTCATGTGGTTTATGCAAGATGGAGCACCACCCCATTTTTCCAGGCAAGTGCGAGATTATCTCGATATGAATTTTCCACGAAGATGGATTGGCCGAGGTAGTCATTACACTTGGCCACCACGAAGTCCCGATTGTAATCCTATGGATTTTTGCGTATGGGGATTTGTAAAATCCCTTGTTTACAAAGACAATCCTGAAACTCGTGAGGAACTGtggcaaaaaattgtaaaggcAGTGGATATCATTAGGAatgaacaaatattatttaacataagAAGATCATTTTCTAAACGGATTGGAAAATGCATTGAAGCTAACGGTGGTCACTTTGAACACTTACTCTAA